One window of the Nocardia huaxiensis genome contains the following:
- a CDS encoding ABC transporter permease yields the protein MTTTITAPAGRHAAAPAPIPEVSNHISFRQTVANSFTMAYRGILKIKHNPEQLFDVTIQPILFTALFAYIFGGAMAGSMHDYLPTLIPGILVQTVVLTSVVTGTQLREDMDKGVFDRFKSLPIARISALAGALLADVVRYGLATVLTLTVGLLLGYRPGGGFLAVVLAGLVVVFCSFAVSWIWALVGVNGKSASGVQGISMMIMFPLTFMSGAFALVSTMPGWLQGINKVNPIYYMVNTARELMNNGAYTADLAWSLLGSVVVIAIFAPLTVRAYMKHA from the coding sequence ATGACCACGACCATCACCGCGCCGGCCGGCCGCCACGCCGCGGCCCCGGCGCCGATTCCCGAAGTGAGCAACCACATTTCGTTCCGGCAGACGGTGGCGAACTCGTTCACCATGGCCTACCGGGGCATTCTGAAGATCAAGCACAATCCGGAGCAGCTGTTCGACGTCACGATCCAGCCGATCCTGTTCACCGCGCTGTTCGCCTACATTTTCGGCGGGGCGATGGCGGGCAGCATGCACGACTATCTGCCCACCCTGATTCCCGGCATCCTGGTGCAGACCGTGGTGCTGACCTCCGTGGTCACCGGGACCCAGTTGCGTGAGGATATGGACAAGGGCGTCTTCGACCGGTTCAAATCCCTTCCGATCGCCCGTATTTCGGCGCTGGCGGGCGCACTGCTGGCCGATGTGGTGCGCTACGGCCTGGCGACCGTGCTGACCCTGACGGTCGGCCTGCTGCTGGGTTACCGGCCCGGCGGCGGCTTCCTGGCCGTGGTGCTGGCGGGTCTGGTGGTCGTGTTCTGCTCGTTCGCGGTCAGTTGGATCTGGGCGCTGGTGGGTGTGAACGGCAAGAGCGCCTCGGGCGTGCAGGGCATCTCGATGATGATCATGTTCCCGCTGACCTTCATGTCCGGCGCGTTCGCGCTGGTGTCCACCATGCCGGGCTGGCTGCAGGGCATCAACAAGGTCAATCCGATCTACTACATGGTCAATACCGCTCGTGAGCTCATGAACAATGGCGCGTACACCGCGGATCTGGCGTGGTCGCTGCTCGGCTCGGTGGTGGTGATCGCCATCTTCGCTCCGCTCACGGTGCGGGCGTACATGAAGCACGCCTGA
- the menE gene encoding o-succinylbenzoate--CoA ligase, translated as MPTGSGLGDVMPHLREALDGNGPAWLPVPSADRREAKRLSGSLGPGEPIDEDVALVVTTSGTTGIPKGAMLSASALRASGDATHERLGGPGQWLLALPTHHIAGIQVLLRSILAGTEPTILDVSGGFLPQGLASAVAGMRGDRRYTSLVPTQLIKALDEPVATAALSQLDAVLVGGAATPAPVLERARTAGINVVRTYGMSETCGGCVYEGVPLSGTEIRIQDGRVMLGGATLAKGYRGLPDHPAFATPGWFRTEDAGFIENGVLSITGRLDEAIMTGGLLVIPQVVEATLITHPAVSECVVLGLPDERLGQRVAVAVVPAPGMAPPSLDALRDHVVAELDAIASPRELLILDELPLIGPGKPDRAKVREYLQAGSTN; from the coding sequence ATGCCCACCGGCTCCGGACTGGGTGACGTTATGCCGCATCTCCGGGAAGCCTTGGACGGCAACGGTCCTGCCTGGCTACCCGTGCCCAGCGCGGATCGCCGGGAGGCGAAGCGACTCAGCGGCAGCCTGGGTCCGGGCGAGCCCATCGACGAGGACGTGGCCCTGGTGGTCACCACCTCCGGGACGACCGGAATCCCCAAGGGCGCCATGCTGTCCGCGTCCGCCCTGCGGGCCAGCGGGGACGCCACCCACGAGCGTCTCGGCGGCCCCGGCCAGTGGCTGCTGGCGCTGCCCACCCATCACATCGCGGGCATCCAGGTGTTGCTGCGCAGCATTCTCGCGGGCACCGAGCCGACCATCCTCGACGTCTCCGGCGGCTTCCTCCCCCAGGGCCTCGCGAGCGCGGTGGCCGGCATGCGCGGCGACCGCCGCTACACCTCCCTGGTCCCCACCCAGTTGATCAAGGCCCTCGACGAGCCGGTGGCCACCGCGGCGTTATCGCAGCTCGACGCGGTCCTGGTCGGCGGCGCGGCGACACCTGCCCCGGTCCTCGAAAGGGCCCGCACCGCAGGCATCAACGTCGTCCGCACCTACGGCATGAGCGAAACCTGCGGCGGCTGCGTCTACGAGGGTGTCCCCTTGTCCGGCACCGAGATCCGCATCCAGGACGGCCGCGTAATGCTCGGCGGCGCCACCCTCGCCAAGGGCTACCGCGGCCTCCCCGACCACCCCGCCTTCGCCACCCCCGGCTGGTTCCGCACCGAGGACGCCGGCTTCATCGAGAACGGCGTCCTCTCCATCACCGGCCGCCTCGACGAGGCCATCATGACCGGCGGCCTCCTGGTAATCCCCCAGGTGGTGGAAGCCACCCTCATCACCCACCCCGCGGTCTCCGAATGCGTGGTCCTCGGCCTCCCCGACGAACGCCTCGGCCAACGCGTAGCGGTAGCGGTGGTCCCCGCCCCGGGCATGGCCCCGCCCTCCCTGGACGCCCTCCGCGACCACGTCGTCGCCGAACTCGACGCCATAGCCTCCCCCCGCGAACTCCTCATCCTCGACGAACTACCCCTCATCGGCCCGGGAAAGCCCGACCGCGCCAAGGTCCGCGAATACCTCCAGGCCGGCTCCACCAACTGA
- a CDS encoding ATP-binding cassette domain-containing protein: MTSYTPAEALAIEADGLVKVFGEQRAVDGVSLAVPRGAVYGVLGPNGAGKTTTIRMLATLLRPDGGSARIFGRDVVAEPTAVRSLIGVTGQYASVDEKLSATENLVIFSRLLGLSKADARRKSAELLEEFGLTEAAAKPLENFSGGMRRRLDLAASLISRPPLLFLDEPTTGLDPRTRAQMWDTIRRLVREGSTVLLTTQYLDEADQLADRIAVIDRGKVIADGTSDELKASVGLSALQLTLADRDRIEEARTLVGEFLSRASGRVVEATITPEAGRITAPLPDPTVTTDILLRLRDNDIRVEEINVAKPSLDEVFFALTGHGAEDENDTERSAA; encoded by the coding sequence ATGACTTCTTACACACCTGCTGAGGCACTCGCCATCGAGGCGGACGGCTTGGTCAAGGTCTTCGGGGAGCAGCGGGCGGTGGATGGCGTGAGTCTCGCGGTGCCGCGGGGGGCTGTCTATGGCGTGCTCGGGCCCAATGGGGCCGGGAAGACCACGACTATTCGGATGCTCGCGACGCTGCTGCGCCCGGACGGGGGCAGTGCGCGGATCTTCGGGCGGGACGTGGTGGCCGAACCCACCGCGGTGCGTTCGCTGATCGGGGTGACCGGGCAGTACGCGTCGGTGGACGAGAAACTGTCGGCCACCGAGAATCTGGTGATCTTCTCGCGGTTGCTGGGGCTGTCCAAGGCGGATGCCCGGCGCAAGAGCGCGGAGCTGCTGGAGGAGTTCGGGCTCACCGAGGCCGCGGCCAAGCCGCTGGAGAATTTCTCCGGCGGTATGCGCCGCCGCCTCGATCTGGCCGCCAGCCTGATCTCGCGTCCGCCGCTGCTGTTCCTGGACGAACCCACCACCGGTCTGGATCCGCGCACCCGCGCCCAGATGTGGGACACCATTCGCCGCCTGGTGCGCGAGGGCTCCACGGTCCTGCTCACCACCCAGTATCTGGACGAGGCCGATCAGCTGGCCGACCGGATCGCGGTCATCGACCGCGGCAAGGTCATCGCCGACGGCACCTCGGACGAACTCAAAGCGTCCGTGGGTCTTTCGGCGCTGCAACTCACGCTGGCCGACCGGGACCGCATCGAGGAGGCGCGAACCCTGGTGGGCGAGTTCCTGTCTCGCGCGTCGGGCCGGGTCGTGGAGGCCACCATCACCCCCGAGGCGGGCCGCATCACGGCCCCGCTGCCCGACCCCACCGTCACCACCGACATTCTGCTCCGGTTGCGCGACAACGATATCCGGGTCGAAGAGATCAATGTCGCCAAGCCCAGCCTGGACGAGGTGTTCTTCGCCCTCACCGGTCACGGCGCGGAGGACGAGAACGACACCGAACGGAGCGCGGCATGA